One window of the Sander lucioperca isolate FBNREF2018 chromosome 5, SLUC_FBN_1.2, whole genome shotgun sequence genome contains the following:
- the rsph1 gene encoding radial spoke head 1 homolog isoform X1, with product MSDVGSDEFDDERSKVGEYEGDRNEAGERHGVGKAVLPNGDVYQGQYEHGTRHGQGTYRFKNGARYVGDYHKNMKHGQGTFYYPDGSKYEGSWVEDLRQGHGVYTYPNRDTYDGEWQHHIRHGQGVYHYQQTGSQYRGSWLNGKMEAAGEYIHSNARYKGNFVNNNPCGPGKYVFDIGCEQHGEYQQAEQERAEGEWGELASTAVLKWIPKCVTGLTLWTPGKDTSGGEKEAAVAEN from the exons ATGTCGGACGTAGGGTCGGATGAGTTTGACGATGAGCGCAGTAAAGTCGGG GAATATGAAGGAGACAGAAATGAAGCAGGAGAGAGACACGGAGTCGGGAAAGCTGTCCTGCCCAACGGAGACGTTTATCAGGGACAGTACGAGCACGGCACGAGGCACGGACAG GGGACATATCGCTTCAAGAATGGGGCGAGATATGTGGGAGACTATCACAAGAACATGAAACATGGACAGGGCACCTTCTACTATCCAGATGGCTCTAAATATGAAG GGTCCTGGGTGGAGGACCTGAGACAGGGCCACGGGGTCTACACCTACCCCAACAGAGACACGTATGACGGAGAGTGGCAGCATCACATCAG GCACGGCCAGGGCGTTTACCACTACCAGCAGACGGGCTCCCAGTACCGGGGCTCCTGGCTGAACGGCAAGATGGAGGCAGCTGGAGAGTACATCCACTCTAACGCTAGATACAAGGGCAACTTTGTCAACAATAAT CCATGCGGCCCAGGGAAGTATGTGTTCGACATCGGCTGTGAGCAGCATGGGGAATACCAGCAGGCAGAGCAG GAGCGAGCTGAGGGCGAGTGGGGCGAGTTGGCCTCCACTGCTGTCCTCAAGTGGATTCCCAAGTGTGTCACTGGCCTGACGCTGTGGACTCCAGGCAAAGACACTTCAG GCGGGGAAAAGGAAGCGGCTGTAGCAGAGAACTAA
- the rsph1 gene encoding radial spoke head 1 homolog isoform X2 produces MSDVGSDEFDDERSKVGEYEGDRNEAGERHGVGKAVLPNGDVYQGQYEHGTRHGQGTYRFKNGARYVGDYHKNMKHGQGTFYYPDGSKYEGSWVEDLRQGHGVYTYPNRDTYDGEWQHHIRHGQGVYHYQQTGSQYRGSWLNGKMEAAGEYIHSNARYKGNFVNNNPCGPGKYVFDIGCEQHGEYQQAEQERAEGEWGELASTAVLKWIPKCVTGLTLWTPGKDTSGALDENY; encoded by the exons ATGTCGGACGTAGGGTCGGATGAGTTTGACGATGAGCGCAGTAAAGTCGGG GAATATGAAGGAGACAGAAATGAAGCAGGAGAGAGACACGGAGTCGGGAAAGCTGTCCTGCCCAACGGAGACGTTTATCAGGGACAGTACGAGCACGGCACGAGGCACGGACAG GGGACATATCGCTTCAAGAATGGGGCGAGATATGTGGGAGACTATCACAAGAACATGAAACATGGACAGGGCACCTTCTACTATCCAGATGGCTCTAAATATGAAG GGTCCTGGGTGGAGGACCTGAGACAGGGCCACGGGGTCTACACCTACCCCAACAGAGACACGTATGACGGAGAGTGGCAGCATCACATCAG GCACGGCCAGGGCGTTTACCACTACCAGCAGACGGGCTCCCAGTACCGGGGCTCCTGGCTGAACGGCAAGATGGAGGCAGCTGGAGAGTACATCCACTCTAACGCTAGATACAAGGGCAACTTTGTCAACAATAAT CCATGCGGCCCAGGGAAGTATGTGTTCGACATCGGCTGTGAGCAGCATGGGGAATACCAGCAGGCAGAGCAG GAGCGAGCTGAGGGCGAGTGGGGCGAGTTGGCCTCCACTGCTGTCCTCAAGTGGATTCCCAAGTGTGTCACTGGCCTGACGCTGTGGACTCCAGGCAAAGACACTTCAGGTGCACTTGATGAAAACTACTGA